TGAAGTGGGAAATACACCTGTGGCGTGTCATACAGCACATGGACTGTGACGATCCCCGAATCTACTTTGCCCAGACTGCCCAGATACTGCCGTCCGACGTGGGCCGTGTGCGTGCCGTACTTACGATCCCCCGTCTCGTCGATCACGAGCACGGCATCATCAGTGGGCGCCAAACGGCGCCCACCTCGCATCAGCTTCAGGCGGGCTTGATGGAGCGCGTCCGGATCCCAGGTGCTTTCCGAGAGGAACCACTGCAGGTGCTGGGCTGCTTTGTGATGACTCCCTGGCTTGCCGGGCTCTGTGTTGGCCAGGCCGGTGGCGGTCTTATGCCGCTCAGTGCCGAGCAACAATCCCTGAAGGTACAGACGCAGCGCCCTGCGCTGCGTGGGTCGATTGAAGACGTGATCCAACTGGGCGCAGTACCTGTCCAGCGGATCAGCCACCACCCAATCCTTGGTCATAGCCAAGTGTGCGCTTCCAACCAGTCAACGGACTACCAATAGTTCTCTGGCTGATGATTTGGCGGACAGTCGAGCCTGCACCACATCGGCCTGTTCTGGCCTTGCCAGCAAATAGCCCTGTACCCGTTCACAGCCCAGATCGGTCACACTGGTCATCTGGGCCCAGGTTTCGATGCCCTCGGCGACAACTTTCAGATCCAACGAATGTGCCAAGGCTACAATAGCCTGCACTACCCGGTCTGATCCGTGGGCCTGTCCCAGCCCCTGGATCAGGGATCGGTCGATCTTGACGGTGGTGATAGGCAGTTGGAAGAAGTAACTGAGCGCGGTGTTTCCCGCCCCGAAGTCATCAATCGAAATACCCACGCCCAGGGCGCGCAATTCCCGCATCTTATGGGCGATCGACGCCAAGTCATTCAGCATGATTCGCTCTGTCAATTCCAATTCCAGCCAGCGCCCATCCAGACCATGGCGACCAAGAAGATGCCGCAAATCTTCCACAAACCCCGGGCGGGCGAACTGCAGCGGCGAGACGTTGATTGCAACTCGTGTGGGCGCGAGCCCCTGACGCTGCCACACGGCCTGCTGACGGCAGACCTCGTTAAGGACCCAGGCCCCCAGCTCGATGATCTGTCCGCTGTCCTCCGCGATCGGAATAAACTCGCCGGGCGAGACCTCATCCAGCGAGGGCGACGACCACCGCAACAACGCCTCAAGAGACGCCAATTCGCGCGTGCTGGACGCGAAGAGCGGTTGATACACGACATACAGTTCCTGATTGGCCAGGGCGCTGCGCAGGCCTGCCACTAGGTCTGCGCGAACCTGGATGACGCTGTTCATCTCAGGCGCGAAGTAGCAGATGGTGTTCTTGCCTCCGTGTTTGGCCCGGTACATGGCTGCGTCGGCCTGCTTGTGAAGGGGGGCGGCATCCAGCGCGGTCTCCGGGTACAGGGCGATACCGATGGACGTGGTCACCCGCACGGTCTGAGCGTCCAAGACGATGTCCTTGCTGACGCTGTCCAGGATTCGGCGGGCGACGCTGGCCACGTCAAAGACTTCCCCCACCTCGGTCAGCAGCACGATGAACTCATCCCCGCCGAGGCGGGCGACGGTGTCGCTCGGCCGTGTCGCCTCTTGCAAACGGCGGGCCGTGACCCGCAGCACCTCATCTCCTGCCTCATGCCCACAGGTGTCGTTGATCTGTTTAAACCCGTCCAAGTCGAGGTACAGGACAGCCAGCTTGCGGTTGTAACGCGCCGCAGCTGTCACTGCTTGGCCGAGCCGATCGCTGAACAGCACCCGGTTGGGGAGACTGGTTAGCGCGTCGTGGTGGGCCTGGTGGGCGAGGTGGGCCCGGCTGAGCTCCAGTTCCGCGGTGCGGGCCTGGACTTTCTCTTCAAGGTCTAGCGAGAAGGCGTGCAGTTCCATGTTGGCGGTATGCAGTTCGGCGGTGCGGGCAGCCACGCGGCTTTCCAGGTGCTGGGTTGCCCGATGCAGGTCACGGGTTAATGCGGCGTTTTCCGCAAATGCCACGGCCTGCCTGACCATCACCAGGGTGGCGACCAGCATCGTGCTCCACAGGACGCCACGCACTGTGAAATCCCCGGTTCCGTCCATCACGGTATTGAGCAGGAGGATCGCGGTTGCCGCCACAGCCAGGTAGGGGCCAGCCGTCAGCACCGTCCAGTTCAGCGCAGGCTCACTGATGGTGACCCGCGTGTTGTTGCCTCGGAGAATCGCAGCCATGCCGAACAGCAGGCCCCCGAGGCCCCAGAACAGATCAATGATGCTTCCGGAAACGTACGCTTGTTTGACCGTCAAAGCAGCGAAGCCCGTGTCGGCCACGACGAACGATGTCAATGCCAGAGCCATCAGCACGGTGACCTGACGCGGGAGGTGCTGATGGCGTGCCAACAGCAACAGCAGCAGGCACAGCAGCAGCAGGTCAGATATGGGATACGCCAGCGCGATGCTTCCTGTCAGCGGTTGTGCTCGGTAGTCCACAACGAGATCGGCCAGCAGAAACCGCCACGAGAACACTCCGGCGGCCGCCGTCATGATGCCCACATCCAGTCCCAGGCGCAGCCAGCCTGCCCGGCTCAGGTGGGGGCGGGGAAAAAGCAGCAGAGCTGCGCCGACCAGCGGTGGGAACAGCAGGAACAGAACGTCGGCAAGACTGGGGAATGGGTCCACCTGGCGAACCACCTGCAGGTAGGTGAAGATCACCTCGGCCAGTCCGAACGCAAGCAGCCCGATGCTGATACACACCCAGGCCACCGACTCCCGCGTGGATTGGACTTGACGGGCGGTCCGCACTGCGTATCCGGCTGCGATCAGAAAAGCTGGCACATACAGCAGGCCCGCCAGAAACGGTTGGAGATTCGGCGGCCCCCATCTGAACACCATCCATGAGATGTGCATCAGGCCAAGCAGCGTCAGCAGTCCGAAAGGGACAACGCGGTTGAGCTTGACCACCATGACCTCCATGCAACGTGATCACGGGCGTCACTTGCTAAAGCCAAGGTACGGGGATTCCACTGGCAGAGTCCTTACAACTGTGACTTATACGGAGTCCGTATTCTTTCCTGGTCGCTCCACTCAGATTTCTATCGCTTTTACAAACGATCTAACAGGATGAGGCTGCACCGAGATACGGAAAAAGCGGCCCACGAGGCCGCTTTGATTCCTTCAATATAGGGCGATATGCAGCCGCTGTCAAATCATGCGCCCCGATTCTCCTGTTAGCGAGGTGAAAGCGTCTGGGACACACTTTAAGCAGGTGTTTGGGAATGACCTGGCATTGAGACCTGCATGCTTACCTGCATGATGGGTTTGAAGGGCGAGCTGTGACGCGCGTCTGGAGCCTCGCGCAGCCCCAACTGGTCCTACCGGAATGAGCACGCCGCGGACCGGGCCTGTGAGTTTTCCCTGGCCGCCGCGTCTTCCACGGTGTTCTGGCCTCTGCTCTCGTGGGGCACACGTGCCTGGGGCGACACTGGACGTCAACTGGGAATCAAATCGTTCATGCTGCATTGAACACCAGTCATGCTGAAAATCCACATCAGCCACTGTGAGCAGTTGAAATCCGGACCGGCCAGCCGCACACTGGAGGTCTCTGCTGGCTATCTCCGTGCCTGGACAGGCACCCACCCTTTGGGCGCAGGGCCTTCCTGGTATGGCTCGGCCCACCAGCTCGTTTCCCCGCGGCGTCTTGGCAAGTTCCGCTCACCTGTTGTGTTGAATCACGGGAGGAATATGAACCGTTCTGTGACCGGGTCTGTTGTGTGGCTCAGCCTATGGCTCTGGGGCTGGGGACAGGCGCAAACGCCTACAGATATGAAGTCCTGTGACTCCCTTTACACCTGTGCCGCGCAGTACCTGAGCGGCTCGGGAGCGGCTGGAGCAGGAAGTGCTGGGGCAGGCGGCGGTACAACGAGCGGCGGCGGCGGCAGCGGCGGCGGCAGCGGTGGCGCGGGAGCTGGAAACGCACCCGATGCGTTCTATTACGGCGATTCCCAGGTGATCATGCCACTGGAAGACCATCTCGACGAATTGCAGGCAGGACGCTTGGTCCTGTGCCGTCCTGACGCTTCAGCTCAAGCCCCGAAAGACTTTGCAGCAGCCCTGGCGCAAGCGGACGCTGCGGCGTACGCCAAGGTTCCCAATGCTCCTAAAGTCAAAGCGACACTTCAGCAGTCCAGCGAGGACCACAATCTCGCCACAGCGGCCGCCGGCATGCGCAGTGGCCGTCCTCAGGCCGCGCTGGCAGCATTGTTGGCGGTCTATCAGCGCCATCCCCAATCTCCGGATGTCCTGGTTAACGTGGCTGCAACGCTGAACAGCCTGGGGCTTCCGGCGCTGAGCCTTGCCTTCTTACAGCAGGCTGAGGGACTTAAGGTGCCTTATGCCAGGCCTCTGGGCTGGGACGGGCGGGCCATCGCGCTGAACAATCGTGGTTACGCCCTCTTGTTGCTGGGGCGTTGGAAAGAAGCAGAAACAGTTCTGCAAGACGCCGTCAAACGGGAACCGCTGCTCTCCGAAGCGAAAAGGAATCTGGCGTGGGCCCTGTTGTGTCAAAATCTGGACAAGCAGGCGGCCCAGCAGTATCGACTCGGCCTGCGCCGCGCCCCCAGCACAGCGCAGGCAAATCAGACCGACATTCCCCTAGAGCAGCTTCCGCCGGGCACAAAGCCGGCGCTGGAAACGCTGACCGTCCGTCGGGAGTCACTGGCCCTTTTCGATCTGAGCAAAGGCAAGAAAGGCAAGCTGCCTGACCTGAAAATTCCGGACAACTCCCAGACGGCAGCGGAGATGCAACAGGCTTTTCTTGAAAAGGTCATGCGCGAAGGTGAAAAAGAAATCACGCTGGCCCTGCGGCGTGATGGCCTGCAGGCCGAAGCAGAAATCCGCCTGAATGCATATACCAATCCAGTCTCAAAACAGCGTGCCGAGGACCTGCTCTATGCCATAGAGATGGTGAACTTTGAGCCGGCAGTCCAAAAAGCCTACCGTCAAATGACGATAGCCCATGATGAGCTGTTAGACGCGGTCGGCAAAGCCCCCGTCAGTGAAGCCGTTCTCACGCGGATGTACGAGATTCTGGGCACACAGGAACAGGCAGAAGCCCTGCCTCTGATTCATGCCATGTGTTTGCCTGAGTTTGAAGCCCATTACAACAAGATCGAAGCGCGGGTCCACAATTACGACCACGACTTCAGGCAGTATTTCAGTCTGGCCCACCAGTACCGTTCAGCACTGGCCACAAACATCCAGGATGCTAAGGTCCATGCATTTGCTGATGCCATTATTCAGACGGAGCTTCAATCGGCCTTCGTCACGCTCATGGGCGCGCATGTGATGGCCTACGCCACGGGTGTTTACCGTGAAGCGGTCTGTCTGACTGCGCCCAGTGTGGCAGTCTCGGTGACCGTATCCAGTGCTCCTGAGGAAAGTACCAGTGCGTGCCCGGATGAGCTCAAAGGCCTGAAGGTCAGCTTGGAATGGCAGATGCTGAACATCAGTATGACCTGTGAAAACGTGGAGATCACCGTGGCCACCGCTGGGCCGCTCGGTGCTTTTACTAAAGTCAACAAGACTTTTCTCGGCAGCACGACCGTTGCCATCGGGGTTCGGGCAGGCGTGAGTGTTCCGGTTGTTCAGGCGGGCGCAGGAGTAGAGGCGGGCGTCTACCTCACGGTGGACCGTGCTGGAGGATTGCAAGATGTCGGGATCCAGGGAGCCGCGTCAGCTGGACTGGGTCTGGTGCATGCCTCCGGCCCACTATCGGTCTCCAAAGATGTGGCGGGCGTTGGTGCTGGCGTTACGCTGGGTCTGGTTAGCGGCATTCACCTGAATTGAAGCTGGGACCTGAACTTTACAGGGGCGTGGCCTGTTCGGAATTTGGGCGCCCTATAGCCAGAGCACCTCCTGTGCTGGGTTGACGGTGACGGTTGTGGCAAGTTGTTGGAGCGCGAGGTGGTGACGAAGGTTTCCAGTGGCAAGTGGGAACGGTGGAGTGGGCAGGATGGTGGAGATTTGTGACGCGAGCGTGCAGGTCGAGGAAGCCCTGAGCGCGTTTTCGTGACCTGAATTCCCGCTGTTGCCTTTCCTGCCGCCGTGTGGGGCGATGTGACTGCTCGATCAGGTTGTTGCAACGGGCGGTCGAGATCACCTGGATGTGCTCCACTCCGCAGCGCACGGGGAGTTGTCGAATCGCCCCTCCATAACTCCACAGTTTATCGGTGTGGATGATCTCAGGCACGTCGTATTGCCCCAGGAGGCGGACGAAGAACGACCTGGCGGCTTCGGTATCACGGTGTTCTTGCAATAAGACGTCCAATACGTCTCCGTGTTCATCCACGGCCCGCCATAACCAGTGTTTGACCCCGCCGATATCCACTTGCATCTCGTCCAGGTGCCATCGGGGACCCCGATGGCGGAGGCCTTGAGCGAAAAGGTCACAGCACTTGATGCACTAGGTCCGGATGGTCTCGCGGGTGACGGTGATCCCCCGCTCCAGTAACAGTTCTTCGACGTCCCGGTAGTTCAGGGTAAAGCGGTGATAGGGCCACACGGCGTAGCCGATCACGGCGAGAGAAAAACGGTAGCCGGAGAGCTTCTGACCGCTCAACACCGCGTCACCTTACCTCTACAACTTGCCACAACCCTCTTACATATACATAGCCCTGCTGCGGAATATGAGGGCGTGGCAACCCGAAAGTTGGAACGGGCGCCCGGAAGTCGGACGCCTGTTCCGAACCCTGTCTCAGGCGAAGGCGTCAGGCCACCCGTTCGTTGTCCTCATCGAGCTCAATAGGCTTGGCGG
The Deinococcus aerolatus genome window above contains:
- a CDS encoding transposase, encoding MTKDWVVADPLDRYCAQLDHVFNRPTQRRALRLYLQGLLLGTERHKTATGLANTEPGKPGSHHKAAQHLQWFLSESTWDPDALHQARLKLMRGGRRLAPTDDAVLVIDETGDRKYGTHTAHVGRQYLGSLGKVDSGIVTVHVLYDTPQVYFPL
- a CDS encoding putative bifunctional diguanylate cyclase/phosphodiesterase; this encodes MVVKLNRVVPFGLLTLLGLMHISWMVFRWGPPNLQPFLAGLLYVPAFLIAAGYAVRTARQVQSTRESVAWVCISIGLLAFGLAEVIFTYLQVVRQVDPFPSLADVLFLLFPPLVGAALLLFPRPHLSRAGWLRLGLDVGIMTAAAGVFSWRFLLADLVVDYRAQPLTGSIALAYPISDLLLLCLLLLLLARHQHLPRQVTVLMALALTSFVVADTGFAALTVKQAYVSGSIIDLFWGLGGLLFGMAAILRGNNTRVTISEPALNWTVLTAGPYLAVAATAILLLNTVMDGTGDFTVRGVLWSTMLVATLVMVRQAVAFAENAALTRDLHRATQHLESRVAARTAELHTANMELHAFSLDLEEKVQARTAELELSRAHLAHQAHHDALTSLPNRVLFSDRLGQAVTAAARYNRKLAVLYLDLDGFKQINDTCGHEAGDEVLRVTARRLQEATRPSDTVARLGGDEFIVLLTEVGEVFDVASVARRILDSVSKDIVLDAQTVRVTTSIGIALYPETALDAAPLHKQADAAMYRAKHGGKNTICYFAPEMNSVIQVRADLVAGLRSALANQELYVVYQPLFASSTRELASLEALLRWSSPSLDEVSPGEFIPIAEDSGQIIELGAWVLNEVCRQQAVWQRQGLAPTRVAINVSPLQFARPGFVEDLRHLLGRHGLDGRWLELELTERIMLNDLASIAHKMRELRALGVGISIDDFGAGNTALSYFFQLPITTVKIDRSLIQGLGQAHGSDRVVQAIVALAHSLDLKVVAEGIETWAQMTSVTDLGCERVQGYLLARPEQADVVQARLSAKSSARELLVVR
- a CDS encoding tetratricopeptide repeat protein, which codes for MLKIHISHCEQLKSGPASRTLEVSAGYLRAWTGTHPLGAGPSWYGSAHQLVSPRRLGKFRSPVVLNHGRNMNRSVTGSVVWLSLWLWGWGQAQTPTDMKSCDSLYTCAAQYLSGSGAAGAGSAGAGGGTTSGGGGSGGGSGGAGAGNAPDAFYYGDSQVIMPLEDHLDELQAGRLVLCRPDASAQAPKDFAAALAQADAAAYAKVPNAPKVKATLQQSSEDHNLATAAAGMRSGRPQAALAALLAVYQRHPQSPDVLVNVAATLNSLGLPALSLAFLQQAEGLKVPYARPLGWDGRAIALNNRGYALLLLGRWKEAETVLQDAVKREPLLSEAKRNLAWALLCQNLDKQAAQQYRLGLRRAPSTAQANQTDIPLEQLPPGTKPALETLTVRRESLALFDLSKGKKGKLPDLKIPDNSQTAAEMQQAFLEKVMREGEKEITLALRRDGLQAEAEIRLNAYTNPVSKQRAEDLLYAIEMVNFEPAVQKAYRQMTIAHDELLDAVGKAPVSEAVLTRMYEILGTQEQAEALPLIHAMCLPEFEAHYNKIEARVHNYDHDFRQYFSLAHQYRSALATNIQDAKVHAFADAIIQTELQSAFVTLMGAHVMAYATGVYREAVCLTAPSVAVSVTVSSAPEESTSACPDELKGLKVSLEWQMLNISMTCENVEITVATAGPLGAFTKVNKTFLGSTTVAIGVRAGVSVPVVQAGAGVEAGVYLTVDRAGGLQDVGIQGAASAGLGLVHASGPLSVSKDVAGVGAGVTLGLVSGIHLN